A DNA window from Ostrea edulis chromosome 5, xbOstEdul1.1, whole genome shotgun sequence contains the following coding sequences:
- the LOC125649120 gene encoding beta-1,3-galactosyltransferase 1-like → MIFLKNIMSRRIKMRVWFFIVCAVVVWNFVLVSWIMDVQLPKEIHVYFAKTDRHIILVHRERLAQRVDKLSNSEEYVTRPKVCNDCFHTDFGYILESDVCNRNRTRSNTTILLLVFSKHENVVQRKALRKTWLSRAKGNVTYMFVFGKSEIEELNYNVADEHQLYDDILLINFTENYRNLTLKTVSAFKWAVSNCKHVNYVMKVDDDMWVNLEALQETVTSPLGLSSNTLYGSCSKNARPFRKPTHKYYVPFSIYNESTYPPYCSGTGYLTHMNLIKDIVQLSRNIPFFPLEDIYIALCLQHLGYNVSNMMQFHAYKVYPHPCIYRSKNVITSHGLTANELKLIWKANCKAQLRLWEEQGFRNGAVVPLNSHYEKVEVIMKDSPRKRVVRGRKSINSFKNPPLLKLNKYGRHIAVDG, encoded by the coding sequence atgatctttttaaaaaatatcatgtCAAGGAGAATAAAGATGCGCGTTTGGTTCTTTATCGTATGTGCCGTAGTGGTTTGGAATTTTGTGCTTGTGTCCTGGATTATGGATGTACAATTACCAAAGgaaatacatgtttatttcGCTAAGACGGACCGACATATTATTCTAGTTCACCGTGAACGTTTAGCACAGAGGGTGGATAAGTTATCAAATTCCGAGGAGTATGTCACAAGACCTAAAGTATGTAATGACTGTTTTCATACGGATTTTGGATACATATTAGAGAGTGACGTATGCAACAGAAACCGTACGCGGTCAAACACCACCATTCTGTTACTTGTTTTCTCAAAGCATGAAAATGTTGTTCAACGAAAGGCTTTACGTAAAACTTGGTTATCACGTGCGAAAGGGAATGTCacatatatgtttgtgtttgGAAAAAGCGAGATAGAGGAACTGAATTACAATGTTGCAGACGAACACCAGCTTTATGATGATattcttttaattaattttaccgAGAATTACAGAAATCTTACATTGAAGACAGTATCTGCCTTTAAATGGGCGGTATCTAACTGCAAACACGTAAATTATGTAATGAAAGTTGATGATGACATGTGGGTGAATTTGGAAGCATTACAGGAGACTGTGACGTCACCATTGGGTTTATCAAGTAATACATTGTATGGCAGCTGCTCGAAGAATGCTAGACCTTTTAGAAAACCTACCCACAAATACTACGTGCCGTTCTCGATTTACAATGAATCTACTTATCCACCGTATTGTTCCGGGACGGGGTATCTAACCCACATGAACCTCATCAAAGATATAGTTCAACTGTCCCGTAATATTCCCTTTTTCCCTCTGGAGGACATTTACATAGCCCTGTGTTTACAACACCTAGGATACAACGTTTCCAACATGATGCAATTTCACGCATATAAAGTTTATCCACACCCTTGTATATATAGGTCAAAAAATGTCATCACCAGCCATGGTCTCACTGCAAACGAACTGAAACTGATATGGAAAGCGAACTGTAAAGCCCAATTAAGACTGTGGGAAGAACAGGGATTTAGGAATGGGGCAGTCGTTCCGTTAAATAGTCATTATGAGAAAGTCGAAGTTATTATGAAAGATTCACCGAGAAAGCGAGTTGTAAGAGGTAGAAAGTCTATAAATAGCTTTAAAAATCCGCCATTATTGAAACTGAACAAATATGGACGGCACATTGCTGTTGACGGTTGA